One Alphaproteobacteria bacterium LSUCC0396 genomic region harbors:
- a CDS encoding fumarate hydratase, which translates to MADFAYSPMFPMSADTTEYELLSSDHIRLVEMDGETFLKVDPEALTILAERAFTDISHLLRSSHLGQLADILKDPEATKNDRFVALEMLKNAVISAEGQLPMCQDTGTALVTGYRGDHVLVTGDDGEALSRGIYNTYQNCNLRFSQLTAHTMFEESNTATNLPAQIEINAGKGLEYKFAFIQKGGGSANKAFLHQKTKAVLNPESMREFLRTAILELGTSACPPYHLAIVIGGTSAELTMKTVKMASIKALDNLPTQGNELGHAWRDLEWEAEILQITRELGIGAQFGGKYYCHDVRVIRLPRHGASCPIGIGVSCSADRQAFAKITAEGLFIEKLERDPAKFLPDLSDQPEDDVVAIDLNKPMNEILESLSAHPVETRLALSGPLIVARDIAHAKLLERLNSEGKLPDYFKDHPVYYAGPAKTPEGLPSGSFGPTTAGRMDSYVPTFQAAGGSMVMLAKGNRSRVVRESCKENGGFYLGSIGGVAAKLALESIKKVEVLEYPELGMEAVWKIEVENFPAFIVMDDKGNDFFDLS; encoded by the coding sequence ATGGCCGATTTTGCCTATAGCCCGATGTTTCCGATGAGTGCTGATACAACCGAATATGAGCTTCTATCCAGTGATCATATCCGTCTTGTTGAAATGGATGGGGAAACCTTTCTAAAGGTTGATCCAGAGGCGCTTACAATTCTTGCCGAGCGTGCCTTTACCGACATTTCACACCTATTGCGCAGCAGCCATTTAGGACAGCTTGCCGATATTTTAAAAGACCCTGAGGCCACCAAGAATGACCGGTTTGTGGCGCTGGAGATGCTGAAAAATGCGGTGATTTCTGCCGAGGGTCAATTGCCGATGTGTCAGGATACAGGCACCGCGCTGGTAACCGGCTATCGCGGCGATCATGTGCTGGTTACCGGCGATGATGGCGAGGCGCTATCGCGCGGCATCTATAACACCTACCAGAATTGTAATTTACGCTTTTCTCAACTGACCGCGCATACAATGTTTGAAGAAAGCAACACCGCCACCAACCTGCCGGCGCAGATTGAGATCAATGCCGGCAAGGGGCTTGAATATAAGTTTGCCTTTATCCAAAAGGGTGGCGGATCGGCAAATAAGGCGTTTTTGCATCAAAAGACCAAAGCTGTGTTGAACCCTGAATCCATGCGTGAATTTCTCCGCACCGCGATCCTTGAGCTTGGCACTTCGGCCTGCCCACCTTATCACCTTGCGATTGTTATTGGCGGTACTTCGGCCGAGCTGACGATGAAAACCGTCAAGATGGCGTCGATTAAGGCGCTGGATAATTTACCAACCCAGGGTAATGAGCTTGGCCATGCTTGGCGCGATCTCGAATGGGAAGCTGAGATTCTGCAGATCACGCGAGAGCTTGGCATTGGCGCGCAATTTGGCGGCAAGTATTATTGCCATGATGTGCGCGTGATCCGCCTGCCACGTCACGGCGCATCCTGCCCTATTGGCATTGGCGTTTCCTGTTCGGCTGACCGGCAGGCCTTTGCCAAGATTACCGCAGAGGGCCTGTTTATCGAAAAGCTAGAGCGCGATCCGGCGAAATTCCTTCCTGACCTGTCTGATCAGCCGGAAGACGATGTTGTGGCGATTGATCTGAACAAACCAATGAATGAAATTCTGGAAAGCCTTAGCGCGCATCCGGTTGAAACGCGCCTCGCCCTTAGCGGGCCCTTGATCGTTGCGCGTGATATTGCGCATGCCAAATTACTGGAACGCCTGAACAGCGAAGGCAAATTACCCGATTATTTCAAAGACCATCCGGTTTATTATGCTGGCCCGGCGAAAACACCCGAGGGCCTGCCATCAGGATCATTTGGCCCGACAACTGCTGGGCGCATGGATTCTTACGTTCCAACATTTCAGGCCGCTGGCGGATCCATGGTTATGCTCGCCAAGGGTAACCGGTCGCGTGTAGTGCGCGAATCATGCAAGGAAAATGGCGGTTTTTATCTGGGTTCGATTGGTGGTGTGGCAGCAAAATTGGCGCTCGAATCAATCAAAAAGGTTGAAGTGCTGGAATATCCCGAGCTTGGCATGGAAGCTGTCTGGAAAATCGAAGTCGAAAATTTTCCAGCCTTCATCGTCATGGATGACAAGGGCAATGATTTTTTTGATCTAAGCTAG
- a CDS encoding SspB family protein → MTDNDTLQTGLNYELLVEDALRSVVRSSLRIVEKVGLPGETHFYISFLTNYTGVEIDDHLRVKHPETMTIVLQHQFADLVVGETEFAVTLFFGGKASPMIIPFEALTSFNDPSVGFGLQFGMADDDDHDDDDSADHGRNAGTDISQKDGDFNGDNDHSDKSQSDDQPPRNSDNGSGNSADVVSLDTFRKRPTK, encoded by the coding sequence ATGACCGACAATGATACGCTTCAAACCGGCTTGAATTATGAACTTCTGGTGGAAGATGCGCTTCGTTCGGTGGTGCGTTCATCGCTGCGGATTGTTGAAAAGGTTGGGCTACCGGGCGAGACCCATTTTTATATCAGCTTTTTGACAAATTATACCGGCGTTGAAATTGATGATCACCTGCGGGTAAAACACCCCGAAACAATGACGATTGTTCTGCAGCATCAGTTCGCCGATCTGGTCGTTGGTGAGACTGAATTTGCCGTTACCTTGTTTTTCGGCGGTAAAGCAAGCCCCATGATTATCCCGTTCGAGGCGCTCACCAGCTTTAACGATCCGTCAGTCGGGTTTGGCCTGCAATTTGGCATGGCCGACGATGATGATCATGATGATGACGATAGCGCTGATCATGGCCGCAATGCTGGCACCGACATAAGCCAAAAAGACGGCGATTTTAACGGCGATAATGATCATAGTGACAAATCGCAATCGGATGATCAGCCGCCAAGAAACAGCGATAATGGATCGGGCAATAGCGCTGATGTCGTGTCGCTTGACACCTTCCGAAAAAGACCGACTAAATAA
- a CDS encoding thymidylate synthase translates to MRQYLDLLQRILDEGVDRGDRTGTGTRAVFGHQMRFDLAAGFPLLTTKKLHIKSIIHELLWFISGDTNIRYLQENGVSIWNDWADENGDLGPVYGKQWRHWQTPDGAEIDQLADLIEMIKTNPDSRRLMLSAWNPADVPNMALPPCHCLFQFQVANGRLSCQLYQRSADCFLGVPFNIASYALLTHMIAVICGLKAGEFVHTLGDAHLYANHFEQARAQLSRTPTKLPQLVIHNVPDQIDGFKFEDFEIVDYVAAPHIAAPIAV, encoded by the coding sequence ATGCGGCAATATCTGGATTTATTGCAACGGATTCTCGACGAGGGTGTTGATCGGGGGGATCGTACCGGCACCGGTACACGGGCGGTCTTTGGGCATCAGATGCGGTTTGATCTGGCCGCTGGCTTTCCTCTTTTGACGACGAAAAAGCTGCATATCAAATCAATCATCCATGAATTGCTCTGGTTTATCAGTGGCGATACCAATATCCGCTATCTGCAGGAAAACGGGGTATCCATCTGGAATGATTGGGCCGATGAGAATGGCGATCTGGGGCCGGTTTATGGCAAGCAATGGCGCCATTGGCAAACGCCTGATGGTGCCGAGATTGACCAGCTTGCCGATTTGATCGAGATGATCAAAACCAATCCCGACTCGCGGCGGTTGATGCTTTCGGCGTGGAATCCTGCCGATGTGCCGAATATGGCATTGCCGCCGTGCCATTGCCTGTTTCAGTTTCAGGTCGCCAATGGCCGCCTGTCCTGCCAGCTTTACCAGCGAAGCGCCGATTGTTTTCTAGGCGTTCCGTTCAATATCGCGTCTTATGCGCTGCTGACCCACATGATTGCTGTGATTTGCGGGCTAAAGGCGGGTGAGTTCGTGCATACGCTTGGCGATGCGCATCTTTATGCGAATCATTTTGAGCAGGCGCGCGCACAGCTGAGCCGGACGCCAACAAAATTACCCCAGCTTGTAATCCATAATGTGCCGGATCAGATTGACGGGTTTAAATTTGAAGATTTCGAGATTGTTGACTATGTCGCCGCGCCGCATATTGCCGCGCCGATTGCGGTTTAG
- a CDS encoding dihydrofolate reductase — protein sequence MLKMTAVVAMAQNRVIGDGKGLIWHIPDDLRRVKMLTMGCPLIMGRKTWDSIGRPLPGRGSIVMTRDQNWAADGAVAVATMPAAIIAARDWIEANAEARPEIILFGGGEIYHQGLDYCHKIERTVIDAAPDGGANAAFFPDLPADQWDIEIEAEIAATDDVPAYRYDRAIRRSAPKPLF from the coding sequence ATGCTCAAAATGACAGCCGTCGTTGCAATGGCGCAAAACCGGGTGATTGGTGATGGTAAAGGGCTGATCTGGCACATCCCCGACGATTTGCGGCGGGTCAAAATGCTGACAATGGGCTGTCCGTTGATTATGGGGCGCAAGACATGGGACTCGATCGGTCGGCCGTTGCCAGGCCGTGGAAGTATCGTCATGACCCGTGATCAAAATTGGGCGGCGGATGGCGCGGTTGCTGTTGCGACGATGCCAGCGGCGATCATTGCGGCGCGTGACTGGATCGAGGCAAATGCCGAGGCTCGGCCGGAAATCATCCTGTTTGGTGGTGGTGAGATTTATCATCAGGGGCTGGATTATTGCCATAAGATTGAGCGAACGGTCATTGACGCCGCGCCTGATGGCGGCGCCAATGCCGCGTTTTTTCCCGATTTACCGGCTGACCAGTGGGATATCGAAATCGAAGCCGAAATTGCCGCAACCGACGACGTGCCGGCGTACCGCTATGATCGCGCGATCAGGCGCAGCGCCCCAAAGCCCCTGTTTTAG
- a CDS encoding P-loop NTPase, translated as MTNELNERKITEALAAVQMPGSDRSIIDAGAVSGIVIKDGHIGFTIEIDPKDKDKADTLRSMAEKAVLALDGVLSATAMLTAHQAGPSMPSKGDDRGTPIGAGQKMQAEPHQPAKHVIAVASGKGGVGKSTTSINLALALAALGKKVGILDADIYGPSLPRLIGLNRKPQSADNKIVPIEAWGLQTMSIGYLVAEDAPTIWRGPMVMSAIEQMLRDVAWDGLDILVIDMPPGTGDAQLTLSQRAALAGAVIVSTPQDLALIDARKGLNMFRKVNVPLLGIVENMSHFLCTECGARHDIFGNGGARAEAAKLGVPFLGEVPLEMAIRATSDEGTPIVASQPDSPHAAHYTAIAAAVLQTLERSTQKAGPKIIVE; from the coding sequence ATGACAAACGAATTGAACGAGAGAAAAATTACCGAAGCCCTTGCTGCTGTCCAGATGCCGGGATCAGACCGCTCAATTATTGATGCTGGTGCAGTTTCAGGGATCGTCATCAAAGATGGCCATATCGGCTTTACCATTGAGATTGATCCAAAGGATAAGGACAAAGCCGACACGCTGCGCAGCATGGCAGAAAAGGCCGTACTGGCGCTTGACGGCGTATTATCGGCAACGGCAATGCTGACGGCGCATCAGGCTGGCCCTTCAATGCCGAGTAAAGGTGATGATCGCGGCACGCCCATTGGGGCAGGCCAAAAGATGCAGGCCGAACCGCACCAGCCGGCAAAACACGTCATCGCGGTCGCATCTGGCAAAGGCGGTGTTGGTAAATCGACCACTTCGATCAATCTGGCGCTGGCATTGGCGGCGCTTGGCAAAAAAGTGGGCATTCTGGATGCTGATATTTACGGCCCATCGCTTCCACGGCTTATTGGACTGAACCGCAAACCACAAAGCGCCGACAATAAAATTGTGCCCATTGAGGCTTGGGGCCTGCAAACCATGTCGATCGGCTATCTTGTCGCCGAGGATGCGCCAACCATCTGGCGCGGGCCAATGGTGATGAGCGCCATCGAGCAGATGCTGCGTGATGTTGCGTGGGACGGGCTGGATATTTTGGTCATTGATATGCCGCCAGGCACAGGCGATGCGCAATTAACACTGTCACAGCGTGCCGCGCTGGCTGGCGCGGTGATTGTCTCAACGCCTCAGGATTTGGCGCTGATCGATGCGCGCAAGGGGCTGAATATGTTCCGCAAGGTCAATGTGCCATTGCTGGGCATTGTCGAGAATATGAGCCATTTCCTTTGCACCGAATGCGGCGCACGGCATGACATATTTGGCAATGGTGGCGCCCGCGCCGAGGCCGCCAAGCTAGGGGTACCGTTTCTTGGCGAAGTGCCGCTGGAAATGGCAATCCGGGCAACCTCAGATGAGGGTACACCGATTGTCGCCAGCCAGCCCGATAGCCCGCATGCCGCCCATTACACCGCGATTGCCGCAGCTGTTTTGCAAACGCTTGAGCGCAGCACCCAAAAGGCAGGCCCAAAAATTATTGTTGAATAG
- the hflK gene encoding FtsH protease activity modulator HflK, translated as MPWNNQGGQGGGGGPWGQGGGKGGSPWGQGGGGQPPQDVDAVIRQFGEAWRRMMPSGGGGGRSAMLLLIVFGLIWAATGFYRVNPQQQGVVLRFGEWVRTSPPGLHYHLPYPIETVLRPEVTRDNRIEIGFRDVTGNSSSRRDIADESQMITGDENIVDIDFVVFWRISDAGEYLFNLAEPDETIKVTAEAVMREIIGRTPIQVALTEGRQSIQVQARQQLQDLLSEYGAGVRVRDVQLLAVDPPADVIDAFNEVQRARQDRDRLKNEAEAFSNDIVPRARGAAAKLIAEAEAYQAEVVNRATGDASRFDQIFQAYLKNKDVTRERIYIETVEEIFSNVEKVIIDGKDGGSGVVPYLPLKELNKSAGVK; from the coding sequence ATGCCATGGAATAATCAAGGCGGCCAAGGCGGCGGCGGTGGCCCATGGGGGCAAGGCGGCGGCAAAGGCGGCAGCCCGTGGGGGCAAGGTGGCGGGGGTCAACCGCCACAGGATGTTGATGCGGTAATCCGCCAGTTTGGCGAGGCATGGCGCCGTATGATGCCGAGTGGCGGCGGCGGTGGCCGGTCGGCCATGCTGTTGCTTATTGTGTTTGGCCTTATCTGGGCGGCAACTGGTTTTTACCGGGTAAACCCCCAGCAGCAGGGCGTCGTTTTGCGGTTTGGCGAATGGGTGCGTACCAGCCCGCCGGGCCTGCATTACCACCTGCCTTATCCGATTGAAACAGTGCTTCGGCCCGAGGTAACACGCGACAACCGCATCGAGATTGGGTTTCGTGATGTAACTGGCAATTCGTCATCACGCCGTGATATCGCTGACGAAAGCCAGATGATTACCGGTGACGAGAACATTGTTGATATTGATTTCGTCGTTTTCTGGCGTATCTCGGATGCGGGTGAATATCTCTTTAACCTTGCCGAGCCGGATGAAACCATCAAGGTTACAGCCGAGGCGGTGATGCGTGAAATTATCGGCAGAACGCCAATTCAGGTTGCGTTGACCGAAGGCCGTCAATCCATCCAGGTGCAGGCACGCCAGCAATTACAAGATTTGCTGAGTGAATATGGTGCCGGCGTGCGGGTGCGCGATGTTCAGCTGCTGGCAGTTGATCCGCCAGCCGATGTTATCGACGCCTTCAACGAGGTTCAGCGGGCGCGCCAAGACCGCGACAGGCTAAAGAACGAAGCCGAAGCCTTTAGCAATGATATCGTGCCGCGGGCGCGTGGTGCGGCGGCAAAGTTGATCGCCGAAGCCGAAGCCTATCAGGCTGAAGTGGTCAACCGGGCGACTGGTGATGCGTCACGTTTTGACCAGATTTTTCAGGCCTATTTGAAAAATAAAGACGTCACGCGTGAGCGTATCTACATCGAGACTGTCGAAGAGATTTTCTCGAATGTTGAGAAAGTCATCATTGACGGCAAAGACGGTGGAAGCGGCGTTGTGCCTTATCTGCCACTCAAAGAACTGAACAAGTCTGCGGGGGTAAAGTAA
- the hflC gene encoding protease modulator HflC, which translates to MASFRLVTVALLFVGGLAAYNSAFTVDQTQQALVLQLGEPKRTIQEPGLAFKLPFIQDVTYYEKRVLSLIPQDAEEVILSDQKRLKVDAYARYQISDPLLFYQTVRNESGARGRLEAIIDSSVRRALGRETLASILTGQRNDITRSIGDEVNQSVTSLGIQIIDVRLRRADYPEATSQNIFNRMKSERTREAKEFRATGEEEAQKIRSAAEKVRTVIISEAQRTSQETRGAGDSEAIRIYADSFGQDAEFFAFYRSMEAYRKSFGEQDTSMVLSPDSKFFRFFLDKDGAPSK; encoded by the coding sequence ATGGCATCATTTCGTTTAGTGACTGTTGCGCTGTTGTTTGTAGGTGGCCTTGCCGCTTATAATTCAGCCTTTACCGTGGATCAGACCCAACAGGCACTTGTGCTGCAATTGGGCGAGCCAAAGCGGACAATTCAGGAACCTGGCCTTGCGTTTAAGCTGCCGTTCATTCAGGACGTCACCTATTACGAAAAGCGGGTGTTAAGCCTAATCCCGCAGGATGCCGAAGAGGTGATCCTGTCTGATCAGAAGCGTTTGAAAGTGGATGCCTATGCCCGCTATCAGATTTCTGACCCGTTGCTGTTCTATCAAACAGTCCGCAATGAGTCGGGTGCGCGCGGACGGCTTGAGGCGATCATCGATTCGTCGGTTCGCCGGGCACTGGGCCGGGAAACATTGGCATCAATCCTGACGGGGCAGCGTAACGACATTACCCGGTCGATTGGTGATGAGGTGAACCAGTCCGTAACATCGCTTGGTATCCAAATCATTGACGTGCGCTTGCGCCGTGCTGATTATCCAGAAGCGACCAGCCAGAACATCTTTAACCGGATGAAATCTGAGCGCACAAGAGAGGCCAAGGAATTCCGCGCGACAGGTGAAGAAGAAGCGCAGAAAATTCGGTCAGCCGCCGAAAAGGTGCGTACCGTGATCATTTCTGAGGCGCAGCGTACATCGCAGGAAACACGCGGTGCGGGTGACTCAGAAGCCATTCGTATCTATGCGGACAGTTTTGGTCAGGACGCCGAATTCTTTGCTTTTTACCGGTCAATGGAAGCCTATCGCAAATCGTTTGGCGAGCAGGATACCTCAATGGTGCTGTCGCCGGATAGCAAGTTCTTCCGCTTCTTCTTGGACAAGGACGGTGCGCCTTCAAAGTAG
- a CDS encoding DegQ family serine endoprotease encodes MLVRLLQPIQQPLSRRRLPHWRTDVLVSLAVAFTIMFVSVGISAAERPNSFADQVEKLSPSVVNISTTTIVNDGPSADMPQFPPGSPFEEFFKNFGDNNRQRKSQSLGSGFIIDAEGIVVTNYHVIENAEEIRVILADETSFTAKVLGQDKKTDIAVLKIEPGETKLTAVAFGNSDDLRVGDWVLAIGNPFGLGGTVTAGIVSARGRDIGNGPYDDFIQTDASINRGNSGGPLFNVEGEVIGINTAIYSQSGGSVGIGFAISSNLAERVASQLVEFGQTRRGWLGVFIQEVTPDIAESLGLKDAAGALVSSINENSPAAKGGVQPGDVILKFDGKLIDKMRDLPRIVAETDIGTKVDVELFRQGKAKTVQITLGELEKAELVGLAGGGKKEGEQNKQSFGSLGFSVQSLTPKLAGEMGLDAEKTGIVVSEVIAGSPAADKGLQVGDILRRFGQRPVVGVAELAKDIEDAEQGGRPGILILIEREGRERFIQISFAKK; translated from the coding sequence ATGCTTGTCAGACTGTTGCAGCCAATCCAGCAACCTCTAAGTCGAAGGCGTTTGCCTCATTGGCGCACGGATGTTCTGGTATCGCTTGCCGTTGCCTTTACAATCATGTTCGTGTCGGTTGGTATCTCGGCGGCAGAACGCCCAAATTCTTTTGCGGATCAGGTTGAAAAACTATCGCCATCAGTGGTGAATATTTCGACAACGACCATCGTAAATGACGGGCCGAGTGCAGATATGCCGCAATTCCCGCCTGGGTCACCATTCGAAGAATTCTTTAAAAACTTTGGTGATAATAACCGCCAACGCAAGTCACAGTCACTTGGGTCGGGCTTTATTATTGATGCCGAGGGTATTGTCGTCACCAATTACCATGTGATCGAGAATGCTGAGGAAATTCGCGTTATTCTTGCCGATGAGACCAGCTTTACCGCCAAGGTGCTGGGTCAGGACAAAAAAACCGATATTGCGGTTTTGAAGATTGAACCGGGTGAAACCAAGCTAACAGCGGTTGCTTTTGGCAATTCAGATGATTTGCGGGTTGGTGATTGGGTGCTGGCGATCGGTAATCCGTTTGGCCTCGGCGGCACGGTAACGGCAGGGATTGTCTCGGCCCGTGGGCGCGATATTGGCAACGGCCCTTATGATGATTTCATCCAGACCGATGCCTCGATCAACCGCGGCAACTCGGGTGGTCCCTTGTTTAATGTCGAGGGTGAGGTGATCGGTATTAATACCGCAATCTATTCACAATCAGGCGGTTCAGTGGGCATTGGCTTTGCGATTTCATCAAACCTAGCCGAACGCGTGGCAAGCCAGCTTGTTGAATTTGGCCAGACACGCCGCGGCTGGCTTGGTGTGTTTATTCAAGAAGTAACGCCTGACATTGCGGAATCGCTTGGTCTGAAAGATGCGGCTGGTGCCTTGGTGTCATCGATCAACGAAAACAGCCCTGCTGCCAAAGGCGGCGTTCAACCGGGTGACGTGATCTTGAAATTTGATGGCAAGCTCATCGACAAGATGCGTGATCTGCCGCGCATTGTTGCGGAAACCGATATTGGTACAAAGGTTGATGTCGAACTATTCCGTCAGGGCAAGGCAAAAACCGTTCAGATTACCCTTGGCGAGCTGGAAAAGGCCGAACTTGTCGGCCTTGCCGGCGGTGGTAAAAAAGAGGGTGAGCAGAACAAGCAAAGCTTTGGTAGCCTTGGCTTTTCCGTTCAGAGCCTAACGCCGAAACTTGCCGGTGAAATGGGGCTTGATGCGGAGAAAACTGGGATCGTTGTCAGCGAGGTGATTGCTGGCAGTCCGGCCGCCGATAAAGGGCTTCAGGTGGGCGATATCCTGCGCCGTTTTGGTCAACGTCCCGTTGTCGGGGTGGCCGAGCTTGCCAAGGATATTGAGGATGCGGAACAGGGCGGCCGGCCAGGAATTTTGATCCTGATCGAGCGCGAGGGCCGTGAACGCTTTATCCAGATTAGCTTTGCCAAGAAATAG
- the serB gene encoding phosphoserine phosphatase SerB → MHHALVFSTSKHPSSASDAASWLANLADHYGFLQPVEPPHWLHRGYAAQLICDPDASFDAAGLPHNSEFQALRSRAAQLGLDVNIIPLAGRRKQMLIADMDSTIIASESLDDLATLAGLGDAVTAITQRAMAGEIDFEEALFERVAMLAGKPSSLFDQLITTATPTSGAIDLVQTMRANGAKCYLVSGGFDVITGPVAALCGFHDNHANHMHIADGKILGTVQTPVLDRNAKAGYLAHYCALHGITPSDAATIGDGANDLAMLQAAGMGVAFEGKPLLLSEVAIQLNHTDLKGLLYLQGYQDSDIVHALASR, encoded by the coding sequence ATGCATCATGCACTTGTTTTTTCAACCTCCAAACACCCATCATCTGCCAGTGATGCCGCATCATGGCTGGCAAATCTGGCAGATCATTATGGCTTTTTACAGCCAGTCGAACCGCCGCATTGGCTGCATCGGGGCTATGCCGCCCAGTTGATTTGTGATCCAGATGCCAGTTTTGACGCGGCGGGTCTGCCGCATAATTCAGAATTTCAGGCCTTGCGCAGCCGTGCAGCCCAACTGGGGCTAGATGTCAATATAATTCCCCTTGCCGGCCGCCGCAAACAAATGCTGATTGCCGATATGGACAGTACGATTATTGCCAGTGAGTCACTGGATGATCTTGCAACGCTTGCCGGTCTTGGCGACGCGGTCACGGCCATTACCCAACGCGCGATGGCGGGCGAAATTGACTTTGAAGAGGCGTTGTTTGAACGTGTTGCAATGCTGGCAGGAAAGCCCAGCAGCCTGTTTGACCAGTTGATTACGACAGCCACCCCGACATCAGGCGCGATAGACCTTGTCCAAACGATGCGCGCCAATGGCGCCAAATGCTATCTCGTATCTGGCGGATTTGACGTCATCACTGGCCCGGTTGCGGCCTTATGTGGATTTCATGACAATCATGCCAATCATATGCATATTGCAGATGGAAAAATTTTGGGAACGGTGCAAACACCCGTTCTCGACCGTAACGCCAAGGCAGGGTATCTGGCGCATTATTGCGCGCTTCACGGCATCACCCCCAGTGATGCGGCAACGATTGGCGATGGCGCAAATGATCTTGCCATGCTGCAAGCCGCGGGGATGGGGGTCGCATTCGAGGGCAAGCCACTGCTTTTGAGCGAGGTTGCAATCCAGTTAAATCACACTGACCTGAAAGGGCTTTTATACCTGCAAGGCTATCAAGACAGCGATATTGTTCACGCCTTAGCGTCGCGCTGA
- the miaA gene encoding tRNA (adenosine(37)-N6)-dimethylallyltransferase MiaA: MSNTAQNALKNETDTSYIMIAGPTASGKSQLAVDLAARLDGEVINADSMQLYADLSILTARPSAADMQEVPHHLYGVLDGAHRASVAEWLDLAATAMAVVRGRGKLPIIIGGTGMYLDAAIKGIAPIPDVPKPIHDDCVALYRQIGGVAFRQRLAIHDPVVAGRLADGDSQRLIRAMGVWSATGTPLGQWQAAPHQGALPGRAVKLAMLPPRECLYQRIDARFDQMLQQGAMDEVRQLYQRQLDPSLPLMKALGVSALKSVLDQSMTIDAAAYVAKRDSRHYAKRQMTWLRNNYNTQITLDKKLSESFFENIFALIR, translated from the coding sequence TTGTCAAATACAGCGCAAAATGCCCTGAAAAACGAGACTGACACCAGCTATATCATGATTGCCGGCCCAACTGCATCAGGTAAATCACAGCTAGCGGTTGATCTGGCGGCGCGACTTGATGGCGAGGTCATCAACGCTGACTCGATGCAGCTTTATGCTGATCTCTCAATTTTAACGGCGCGCCCGTCGGCGGCTGACATGCAAGAGGTTCCGCATCATCTTTATGGTGTCTTGGATGGTGCGCACCGGGCATCGGTTGCTGAGTGGCTGGATTTGGCAGCAACGGCGATGGCGGTGGTGCGCGGGCGTGGAAAACTGCCAATTATTATTGGTGGAACCGGAATGTATCTCGATGCGGCAATCAAGGGGATTGCGCCAATCCCCGATGTGCCCAAACCAATCCATGACGATTGCGTCGCGCTTTACCGTCAAATTGGTGGTGTTGCATTTCGCCAGCGCCTCGCAATTCATGATCCGGTGGTGGCGGGGCGACTTGCCGATGGTGATAGTCAACGGCTTATTCGCGCCATGGGGGTTTGGAGTGCGACCGGAACACCGCTTGGGCAATGGCAGGCGGCACCGCATCAAGGCGCTTTGCCCGGCAGAGCGGTAAAGCTGGCGATGTTACCGCCGCGAGAATGTTTGTATCAGCGGATTGATGCGCGTTTTGATCAGATGCTGCAACAAGGCGCGATGGATGAGGTGCGCCAGCTTTACCAGCGCCAGCTTGATCCGTCATTGCCGCTGATGAAGGCACTTGGCGTGTCGGCGTTAAAATCTGTTCTTGACCAGTCAATGACGATTGATGCGGCCGCCTATGTTGCCAAGCGCGATAGTCGCCATTACGCAAAACGGCAGATGACATGGCTCCGGAATAATTATAATACGCAAATTACCCTTGATAAGAAATTATCGGAAAGTTTTTTCGAAAATATCTTTGCACTTATTCGCTAA